A stretch of Maridesulfovibrio zosterae DSM 11974 DNA encodes these proteins:
- a CDS encoding 4Fe-4S dicluster domain-containing protein: MKNLEDLKEQIRKALPELDVVIGWTDSFDPLHATPHFMRKEEDIDKLKVDALCVHNLATYLPGLKGKKVGIVVKGCDSRSVVELLQENLIKREDVTIFGFGCNGVVDQTKIRSIIGDVGNIEACELTDKEVTVTASGEVHKLALDEVLSDKCKTCRYPNAVLSDHFTGEEVATTATFEDGYKDLEEFEAKSTEEKFAYWLGEMDRCIRCYACRNACPMCVCRDHCVAQSRDPHWLSQEAHVRDKWMFQVIHAYHLTGRCTECGECQRACPVDIPILLFKKKFNKEIKEVFNYEAGLDPEATPPLLTFKNEEAKIKERDW; this comes from the coding sequence GTGAAAAATCTGGAAGATCTGAAAGAACAAATAAGGAAAGCCCTGCCGGAATTGGATGTGGTGATTGGCTGGACGGACAGTTTTGATCCGCTTCATGCCACCCCGCATTTCATGCGCAAGGAAGAAGATATAGATAAATTAAAAGTGGATGCGCTTTGCGTTCATAACCTAGCCACTTACCTGCCCGGCCTCAAAGGCAAAAAAGTAGGTATTGTGGTCAAAGGCTGTGACAGCCGTTCTGTTGTGGAACTACTCCAGGAAAACCTCATCAAACGTGAAGATGTAACAATCTTTGGTTTCGGTTGTAACGGAGTTGTGGATCAGACTAAAATACGCAGCATTATCGGTGACGTGGGTAATATTGAAGCATGTGAGCTTACTGACAAAGAAGTCACAGTCACAGCTTCCGGCGAAGTACACAAACTGGCTTTGGACGAAGTCCTTTCCGACAAGTGTAAAACCTGCCGTTACCCCAATGCTGTTCTCTCCGACCACTTTACCGGAGAAGAAGTTGCAACCACAGCTACTTTTGAAGACGGCTACAAAGATCTTGAAGAGTTTGAAGCGAAATCTACCGAAGAAAAGTTTGCATACTGGCTCGGAGAAATGGATCGATGCATCCGCTGCTATGCCTGTCGCAATGCATGCCCCATGTGTGTATGCCGTGACCACTGTGTAGCGCAGAGTCGTGATCCTCACTGGCTCAGTCAGGAAGCTCACGTTCGTGATAAATGGATGTTTCAGGTTATCCATGCCTACCATCTTACCGGACGCTGCACCGAATGCGGTGAATGTCAGCGCGCCTGCCCGGTAGACATCCCCATCCTGCTCTTCAAGAAGAAATTCAATAAGGAAATCAAAGAAGTCTTCAATTATGAAGCCGGACTTGATCCTGAGGCTACACCTCCGCTTCTTACCTTTAAAAATGAAGAAGCAAAGATCAAAGAGAGGGATTGGTAA
- a CDS encoding hydrogenase iron-sulfur subunit yields the protein MPVLEGKELRIVGFLCNWCSYGGADTAGVGRFDQPTDLRIIKVPCSGRIDPLFIVKTLMSGADGVLVSGCHPNDCHYAEGNFYARRRLEMLKRFIPMLGIDPNRFDYTWVSASEGQRWQEVVTKFTEQIHKLGPAQKIEGADAEETLKLMEASL from the coding sequence ATGCCGGTTCTAGAAGGTAAAGAACTAAGAATCGTCGGTTTTCTCTGCAACTGGTGCTCCTACGGCGGCGCGGATACTGCCGGCGTTGGAAGATTTGACCAGCCGACTGATTTAAGAATTATAAAGGTTCCCTGTTCAGGACGAATAGATCCTCTGTTTATTGTGAAAACACTCATGTCCGGTGCGGACGGAGTACTCGTGTCCGGTTGTCATCCTAATGACTGCCACTATGCTGAGGGTAACTTTTATGCCCGCCGCAGGCTTGAAATGCTCAAAAGGTTCATCCCTATGCTGGGAATCGATCCGAACCGTTTTGACTACACCTGGGTTTCCGCATCAGAAGGTCAGCGTTGGCAGGAAGTTGTGACCAAGTTCACCGAACAGATTCACAAACTCGGACCCGCACAGAAGATTGAAGGTGCGGATGCTGAAGAGACACTCAAATTGATGGAAGCGTCCCTCTAG
- a CDS encoding CoB--CoM heterodisulfide reductase iron-sulfur subunit A family protein: MKIGVFVCHCGTNIEGTVDTAAVAAAAREFPGVVFATDTMYACSEPGQDGIIEAIKEHNLDGVVVASCTPRMHEPTFRKTLERAGLNRYLFEMANIREHVSWIGKDREANTNKSVDLVRMAAAKLLNNKPLFSKSFDMNKKVMIVGGGVAGIQAALDCADGGLQVVLVEKTSSIGGKMAKLDKTFPTVDCSSCVLGPRMVDVAQHPNITLHAYSEIEEVNGYVGNFEVKIKKKASYVNWDLCTGCGICMEKCPSKKAADPFNEELGKTTAINIPFPQAIPKKAVIDPDFCMKMIKDKCGVCAKVCPSEAIDYTQKDEIITEEVGAVVAATGFDLFDWTVYGEYGGGKYPDVITSLQYERMLSASGPSEGHIKRPSDGKEPKNVVFIQCVGSRDKSVGRPYCSGFCCMYTAKQSILTKDHIPDSQSYVFYMDIRAPGKMYDEFTRRAMEEYGARYIRGRVSMVYPKGDKLIVRGADTLMGDQVEVDADLVVLAVGAEASIGATDLAKKLRISYDAYGFFMEGHPKLKPVETNTAGVFLAGACQGPKDIPASVAQGSAAAAKVLSMFAKDQLESDPQISVVDIKRCIGCGKCISTCPFGAIKEIDFRGQPKAEVIETICQGCGICTSTCPQGAVQLQHFTDNQILAEVNAICRF, translated from the coding sequence ATGAAAATCGGAGTCTTTGTCTGCCATTGCGGGACAAATATCGAGGGAACCGTTGACACCGCTGCAGTTGCTGCGGCGGCGAGAGAATTCCCAGGTGTTGTTTTCGCAACAGATACAATGTACGCCTGTTCCGAACCCGGACAGGATGGAATAATAGAAGCTATCAAAGAACATAATCTCGATGGCGTAGTAGTAGCATCCTGCACACCCAGAATGCACGAGCCAACTTTCCGTAAAACTCTGGAAAGAGCTGGCCTTAACCGCTACCTGTTTGAGATGGCCAATATCAGGGAACATGTTTCCTGGATCGGCAAAGACCGTGAAGCCAATACCAATAAGTCAGTCGACTTAGTGCGTATGGCTGCGGCTAAACTGCTTAACAACAAACCTTTGTTCTCCAAGTCCTTCGACATGAATAAAAAAGTCATGATCGTCGGCGGTGGTGTTGCCGGTATTCAGGCGGCACTGGACTGCGCTGACGGCGGACTTCAGGTTGTTCTGGTTGAAAAGACTTCTTCCATCGGCGGTAAGATGGCAAAACTGGATAAGACATTCCCTACTGTGGACTGTTCCAGTTGTGTTCTCGGGCCCCGTATGGTTGATGTTGCCCAGCATCCTAACATTACTCTTCATGCCTATTCAGAAATTGAAGAAGTTAACGGTTACGTGGGTAACTTTGAAGTCAAGATCAAGAAAAAAGCCAGCTATGTTAACTGGGATCTCTGTACAGGTTGCGGTATCTGTATGGAAAAATGTCCCAGTAAGAAAGCAGCTGATCCTTTCAACGAAGAACTTGGCAAAACAACTGCAATCAACATTCCCTTCCCTCAGGCAATCCCAAAGAAAGCGGTTATTGATCCGGATTTCTGCATGAAGATGATCAAAGACAAGTGCGGAGTCTGCGCTAAGGTATGCCCATCGGAAGCTATCGACTATACACAGAAAGACGAAATCATCACTGAAGAAGTTGGCGCAGTTGTCGCCGCGACCGGTTTTGATCTCTTCGACTGGACTGTTTACGGTGAATACGGCGGCGGTAAATATCCTGACGTAATCACCTCTCTGCAATATGAACGTATGCTCTCCGCTTCAGGACCTTCGGAAGGACACATCAAGCGTCCATCAGATGGAAAAGAACCTAAGAATGTAGTATTCATCCAGTGTGTCGGTTCACGAGATAAATCTGTTGGCCGTCCCTACTGCTCAGGTTTCTGCTGCATGTACACAGCTAAACAGTCTATCCTGACCAAAGACCATATACCCGACTCACAGTCATATGTATTTTACATGGACATCCGTGCTCCGGGAAAAATGTATGATGAATTCACCCGCAGAGCTATGGAAGAGTACGGAGCAAGATATATCCGTGGTCGCGTGTCCATGGTCTACCCTAAAGGTGATAAGCTGATTGTTCGTGGAGCTGATACCCTCATGGGCGATCAGGTTGAAGTTGATGCGGATCTAGTTGTTCTTGCTGTTGGAGCTGAAGCTTCTATCGGCGCAACTGATTTAGCTAAAAAACTTCGCATCTCTTATGACGCATACGGTTTCTTTATGGAAGGCCATCCCAAGCTCAAACCTGTTGAGACAAACACCGCAGGGGTTTTCCTTGCAGGAGCATGTCAGGGTCCCAAAGATATCCCGGCATCAGTTGCACAGGGTAGCGCCGCTGCGGCAAAAGTGCTTTCCATGTTCGCAAAAGACCAGCTTGAAAGTGACCCGCAGATTTCTGTAGTTGATATCAAACGCTGCATCGGTTGCGGCAAATGCATCAGCACTTGTCCTTTCGGAGCGATTAAAGAAATCGATTTCCGTGGACAGCCTAAAGCTGAAGTGATTGAAACAATTTGTCAGGGTTGCGGTATCTGCACATCCACCTGTCCACAGGGGGCAGTACAGCTACAGCATTTTACTGACAACCAGATTCTTGCGGAGGTTAACGCAATATGCCGGTTCTAG
- a CDS encoding CoB--CoM heterodisulfide reductase iron-sulfur subunit B family protein: MSDSLKFAYYPGCSGTGTSMEYDMSTRAVCRELGITLTDIPDWSCCGSTPAHTVDHTLSCALSARNLQLVENMKMDTAITPCPSCLTNLKTAERRMKDDDMRDKANKLLDNPYKGGVTTKSVLQILVEDLGLDALKNKTVRPLKGLKVAAYYGCIMNRPPEVMNFDDPEHPMAMDNIMTALGATVLPFPLKVECCGASFGIPRKDVVMNLSGKLLDAADDLGVDALVTACPLCQMNLDLRQSQINSATDAKHNIPIFYYTQLMGLALGMNEKELGMNKLCVSPRKAINAIGSENK, translated from the coding sequence ATGAGTGATTCCTTAAAATTTGCATATTACCCCGGATGCTCTGGAACCGGAACATCGATGGAGTACGACATGTCCACACGTGCAGTCTGCCGTGAACTGGGCATTACGCTTACCGATATCCCGGACTGGAGCTGTTGCGGCTCGACTCCGGCACACACGGTTGACCATACCTTGTCCTGTGCTCTTTCTGCCCGCAACCTGCAATTGGTTGAAAATATGAAAATGGACACTGCTATTACACCTTGTCCCAGCTGTCTCACAAATCTTAAGACAGCTGAACGACGCATGAAAGATGACGACATGCGAGACAAAGCAAATAAGCTGCTGGATAATCCATATAAAGGCGGAGTAACCACTAAATCTGTTTTGCAGATTCTGGTGGAAGATCTGGGACTCGATGCACTGAAAAATAAAACTGTCCGTCCACTTAAAGGACTTAAAGTTGCTGCATACTATGGCTGCATCATGAACCGTCCTCCGGAAGTCATGAACTTTGATGATCCGGAACATCCAATGGCCATGGATAATATCATGACTGCTCTGGGTGCTACGGTTCTGCCGTTTCCTTTAAAAGTTGAATGCTGTGGCGCATCATTTGGTATTCCCCGTAAAGATGTTGTTATGAATCTTTCAGGAAAACTGCTGGATGCTGCGGATGATCTGGGTGTTGATGCTCTGGTCACCGCCTGCCCACTGTGCCAGATGAACCTTGATTTACGCCAAAGCCAGATCAACTCGGCAACAGATGCCAAGCACAACATTCCAATCTTCTACTATACCCAGCTGATGGGTCTGGCTCTGGGGATGAATGAAAAGGAACTGGGAATGAACAAGCTCTGTGTGAGCCCCCGCAAAGCAATCAATGCCATCGGCAGTGAAAATAAATAG
- a CDS encoding 4Fe-4S dicluster domain-containing protein, with the protein MGIVNITKSYDADFVRQVEEESGQDLALCYQCGNCTAGCPYTFAYDYPVSKIMRLAQAGQKETVLKSKSLWLCATCESCTTRCPNNIDVAHIMDVLRHMARREGYAPVPTVKKFWDSFLDSVENNGRVFEVGLLAAYIAKTGRFWTDLDLGPKILPTGKMHFKPHQIQGKEEIAKIFKRYKEGSRK; encoded by the coding sequence ATGGGAATAGTTAATATTACGAAGTCTTACGATGCCGATTTTGTAAGGCAGGTCGAAGAAGAAAGCGGACAAGATCTTGCACTGTGCTATCAGTGCGGTAACTGTACCGCCGGGTGTCCATACACATTTGCGTATGACTACCCAGTCAGCAAGATCATGCGACTAGCTCAGGCAGGTCAGAAAGAAACCGTCCTGAAGTCAAAGTCCCTGTGGCTGTGCGCCACTTGTGAATCTTGCACGACAAGATGTCCTAACAACATTGACGTTGCGCACATCATGGATGTTTTGCGCCATATGGCCCGCCGCGAAGGTTATGCGCCGGTCCCCACTGTCAAAAAGTTCTGGGATAGCTTCCTCGACTCTGTTGAAAACAACGGGCGCGTATTTGAAGTTGGTCTTCTTGCTGCATACATTGCTAAAACAGGAAGATTCTGGACAGACCTTGATCTGGGACCAAAAATTTTGCCCACAGGCAAAATGCATTTCAAACCACATCAGATTCAGGGAAAAGAAGAAATTGCTAAAATATTCAAAAGGTACAAAGAGGGGTCCCGCAAATGA
- a CDS encoding cytochrome c family protein has translation MIRSGFAVRIGVFLTVFVVFGCVLADYSFSDSAIYVGSSKCKECHETEYSNYSKYSKKAHSSKSVKIMASDLDPDEVKECFACHATGYGKPGGFVSFEQTPDLADAGCEVCHGPGSLHAEDGDPEFIKRKMNIKDCETCHNAERVDNFNFKPLIFGGAH, from the coding sequence ATGATAAGAAGTGGTTTTGCCGTTCGAATCGGGGTGTTTCTAACGGTATTTGTTGTTTTCGGGTGTGTGTTGGCTGATTATAGCTTTTCAGATTCTGCTATTTATGTAGGGTCCTCAAAATGTAAGGAATGCCATGAAACTGAGTATAGCAACTACAGCAAGTATTCTAAAAAGGCTCATTCCAGTAAAAGCGTAAAAATTATGGCTTCGGATCTTGACCCTGATGAGGTCAAAGAATGTTTTGCATGTCACGCCACCGGGTACGGGAAGCCCGGAGGTTTTGTGTCTTTTGAACAAACACCGGATCTTGCGGATGCCGGATGTGAAGTTTGCCATGGTCCTGGGTCTTTACACGCTGAAGACGGTGACCCCGAATTTATTAAAAGAAAAATGAATATTAAAGATTGCGAAACTTGCCATAACGCCGAGCGGGTAGATAATTTTAACTTTAAACCGCTGATTTTCGGCGGCGCACACTAG
- a CDS encoding methyl-accepting chemotaxis protein produces the protein MNFIRNSLGTKVLVLTSLLTSIVFFLLFLGNSFWQKNSMVDEIENTAHRYADMLQLAIREPMAKGDNSATTEKFAIVSKKYKDVEIYLTNFKGNITYATQAQEIRSDLTAKFDNPELINLFERSLKEPLEEGRLAKLDGRNVFVEVETIKNEKKCYHCHGHRQPILGSLMMVQDVTPQFVALHESQYKGAALSLGGLLSLLAALLFFMRRSIVSRIKVISGAADEFIDGNLNANFKVDCCDELGSLGEHLGKMASQIKDQLVYNSGVLSGINVPMFVVDKDQRISFVNEPLQKIMNKSESDILGSSVENYFMHEGKPLTEEAISLNGCPEGLLRYNREDGIEFPLRYQVCSLLNAEREIVGAIAVMVDLTAEEASRIHIEQQQEALLEVANEVTEVSKNLLVYCNDLALQMNELTAGVDTTAMQTGQVATAMEEMNATVLEVAQNTGETAEASERANTVARDGGGVVSKTVKEIHLVTETTDKLSEMLTDLSVKAENIGEVMSVINDIADQTNLLALNAAIEAARAGEAGRGFAVVADEVRKLAEKTMTATNEVEGAINQIQQGTSNVVDEMGGVRSRVDNTVKLAEGAGGVLDEVVTESVKIADMVRTIATAATQQSSTSDEINNSVTEINNLSHTLSEGIQNANAGIQDVSEMAQKLSQLVERFK, from the coding sequence ATGAATTTTATACGGAACTCCCTTGGCACAAAAGTTTTGGTGCTTACATCGCTTCTGACTTCAATTGTATTTTTTCTCCTGTTTTTGGGTAATTCTTTTTGGCAAAAAAATTCAATGGTAGATGAGATCGAGAATACTGCTCATCGATATGCTGACATGCTTCAACTTGCAATCAGAGAGCCTATGGCGAAAGGAGATAACTCTGCAACTACTGAAAAATTCGCAATAGTTTCTAAGAAATATAAAGATGTTGAAATTTATCTGACTAACTTTAAAGGCAATATAACTTATGCTACGCAAGCTCAGGAAATTCGCTCTGATTTGACTGCTAAATTTGACAATCCTGAGCTAATAAATCTCTTTGAACGTAGCCTGAAGGAACCTCTTGAGGAAGGAAGACTTGCAAAACTTGATGGCAGGAATGTTTTTGTTGAAGTTGAAACGATTAAAAATGAAAAGAAATGTTATCATTGTCACGGGCATAGACAGCCTATTTTAGGTTCATTGATGATGGTGCAGGATGTCACTCCACAATTTGTTGCTTTGCACGAGTCTCAGTACAAAGGTGCAGCTCTTTCTCTTGGAGGGTTATTATCTCTTCTCGCTGCATTACTTTTCTTTATGCGCAGGTCTATAGTTAGCCGTATTAAGGTCATATCCGGTGCTGCTGATGAGTTTATCGACGGTAATCTTAATGCTAATTTTAAAGTTGATTGTTGTGATGAACTCGGTTCTTTAGGTGAGCATCTCGGAAAAATGGCAAGTCAGATCAAGGACCAACTGGTATATAACAGTGGCGTATTGAGTGGAATTAATGTTCCAATGTTTGTTGTCGACAAAGATCAGAGAATAAGTTTTGTAAATGAGCCATTACAGAAAATTATGAATAAATCAGAGTCAGACATTCTCGGTTCTTCTGTTGAAAATTATTTTATGCACGAAGGTAAACCACTGACAGAAGAAGCTATTAGTTTAAATGGTTGTCCGGAAGGGTTGCTGCGCTATAATAGAGAAGACGGAATTGAATTTCCGTTACGGTATCAGGTCTGCTCATTGCTTAATGCTGAACGCGAAATTGTCGGAGCTATCGCTGTGATGGTAGATCTTACTGCTGAGGAAGCCAGTCGTATACATATCGAGCAACAGCAAGAGGCTCTTTTAGAGGTTGCGAACGAAGTCACGGAAGTTTCCAAGAATCTGCTTGTTTATTGTAATGATCTTGCTCTGCAGATGAACGAATTAACTGCCGGAGTTGATACTACAGCAATGCAGACCGGGCAGGTTGCAACTGCCATGGAAGAGATGAATGCTACTGTCCTTGAAGTAGCTCAAAATACAGGAGAGACAGCCGAAGCTTCTGAACGGGCAAATACTGTAGCCCGTGATGGTGGAGGAGTTGTCTCCAAAACAGTTAAAGAAATTCATCTTGTTACAGAAACTACAGATAAATTATCTGAAATGCTGACAGATCTTTCTGTTAAGGCTGAAAATATCGGTGAAGTCATGTCTGTTATTAATGATATTGCTGATCAGACAAACCTACTGGCTCTCAATGCTGCTATTGAAGCGGCTCGTGCCGGTGAGGCCGGTCGCGGATTTGCTGTCGTGGCAGACGAGGTTCGTAAACTTGCTGAAAAAACGATGACTGCAACGAATGAAGTTGAAGGTGCAATTAATCAGATTCAGCAGGGAACAAGCAATGTTGTTGACGAAATGGGCGGAGTCAGAAGTCGTGTTGATAATACCGTCAAGCTTGCTGAAGGGGCCGGCGGGGTCCTTGATGAGGTTGTGACCGAGTCTGTCAAAATTGCAGATATGGTTAGAACCATTGCAACTGCTGCGACTCAGCAGTCATCTACCAGTGATGAGATTAACAACAGTGTGACTGAGATTAATAATTTGTCTCACACTCTTTCTGAAGGGATTCAGAATGCCAATGCAGGTATTCAGGATGTTTCGGAAATGGCTCAAAAGCTAAGTCAGCTTGTAGAGCGTTTTAAATAA
- a CDS encoding OmpA family protein, protein MFSKKTFSILSLTLIALMAFGSMASAESRIILKPKVDAFAYFVDTSPSMAKSYKNTGTPKIIAGLNALKRLNNVVPELGYQSALYAMPDFVTYSPKATFSKATMARGLSAVPSELSFFQATPMGRGFTDLDGAVKNWDGKFAVIFVSDGLANSGRNPAVIVSDMEKKYGDRFCLHVISVADTPKGVSTLKKLASMTPCGVYVDASDLSRKEVLDKFAQDVFYTQEEELIVEVVEEVVVPVPVPVQEKIVFRNFNFGFDKYQLTDEMIAPLTEAAALLEEYPNLKVLVGGHTDSTGPEAYNLGLSERRAKSVANWLAENGIPADRIVVKGYGENNPKFDNNTKEGRKLNRRVEIDVED, encoded by the coding sequence ATGTTCAGTAAAAAAACGTTTTCTATCCTGTCGCTGACACTGATCGCCTTAATGGCTTTCGGATCCATGGCTTCTGCTGAATCAAGAATTATTCTTAAACCTAAAGTAGACGCTTTTGCTTATTTTGTTGACACGTCACCATCTATGGCAAAGTCATACAAAAACACTGGTACACCTAAAATTATTGCAGGACTTAATGCTCTTAAAAGATTAAATAATGTAGTTCCTGAACTTGGCTATCAGTCTGCACTTTATGCTATGCCAGATTTCGTAACTTACTCCCCTAAAGCTACTTTCAGTAAAGCGACGATGGCTAGAGGGCTTTCAGCAGTTCCATCTGAGTTATCTTTCTTTCAGGCTACCCCCATGGGCAGAGGCTTCACTGATCTTGATGGAGCTGTGAAAAACTGGGATGGTAAATTCGCAGTAATTTTTGTTTCTGATGGCCTTGCCAACTCAGGCAGAAACCCTGCTGTTATAGTTTCTGATATGGAAAAAAAATACGGCGATCGCTTCTGCCTGCACGTGATAAGTGTCGCCGATACTCCTAAAGGAGTTTCAACTCTTAAAAAACTTGCTTCAATGACTCCATGCGGTGTCTATGTAGATGCTTCTGATCTCTCACGTAAAGAAGTCCTTGATAAATTTGCTCAGGACGTATTTTATACACAAGAAGAAGAACTTATCGTGGAAGTAGTTGAAGAAGTAGTTGTTCCTGTCCCTGTTCCTGTTCAGGAAAAAATTGTTTTCCGTAACTTCAATTTCGGTTTTGACAAATATCAGCTTACTGACGAGATGATTGCACCGTTAACTGAAGCAGCAGCACTTCTCGAAGAATATCCTAACCTTAAGGTATTGGTAGGTGGACACACAGACTCCACAGGCCCGGAAGCATACAACCTTGGTCTGTCTGAGCGCAGAGCAAAATCTGTCGCTAACTGGCTTGCAGAAAACGGTATCCCGGCTGACCGTATTGTTGTTAAAGGCTACGGCGAAAATAATCCTAAGTTCGACAACAATACCAAGGAAGGCCGCAAACTTAACCGTAGAGTTGAAATTGACGTTGAAGACTAA
- a CDS encoding serine dehydratase subunit alpha family protein yields the protein MSYSVKEILHLEVSPALGCTEPVAIALATAAAASVIKDERPDKIEVWVDPNIYKNGLAVIIPGTGGLNGLDTAAALGALYGDPALGLEVLDPIDLTGVRNACEYKKENPVQVNLLENHHGIYVRALLTYKEHQVEAIIETVHDNITSLTIDGKPVPNSKLLKEEQAHQADVSKLEEYIKKLSLDDLVMMIDDLDDDDFAFLKEGITYNMRLADYGLKHGSGLGVGMTLERLARLKILSRDMILAARIVTSAASDARMGGIKLAAMSSGGSGNHGLTAILPIYAVSDFIDCTEKTMLEAIALSHLVTAYVKAQTGRLSAVCGCSVAAGAGATAGITYLMGGTTSQMAGAITNLTEDLAGIICDGAKSGCALKLATAAGTAVQAALFAVHGVNVHSTDGIIGSSPEQTMQNIGTLSTQGMIDTDRTILKIMLEKHFVSANS from the coding sequence ATGAGTTATTCAGTAAAAGAAATTCTTCACCTTGAGGTATCCCCGGCACTTGGTTGTACTGAGCCCGTAGCAATAGCACTTGCCACTGCAGCTGCTGCATCTGTAATCAAAGACGAGAGACCAGACAAAATTGAAGTATGGGTTGATCCAAATATCTATAAAAATGGACTCGCGGTAATTATACCGGGCACAGGCGGACTTAATGGACTCGACACCGCAGCAGCGTTAGGAGCACTTTACGGAGATCCGGCTTTGGGTCTTGAGGTTCTGGACCCTATAGATTTAACCGGAGTAAGGAACGCATGCGAATACAAAAAGGAAAATCCTGTTCAGGTTAATCTTCTAGAAAATCACCATGGTATTTATGTTCGAGCATTGCTGACTTATAAAGAACACCAAGTAGAAGCAATAATTGAAACAGTGCATGATAATATTACCAGTCTGACAATAGACGGCAAACCAGTCCCCAATTCAAAACTGCTTAAGGAAGAACAGGCACATCAGGCAGATGTATCCAAATTGGAAGAATACATTAAAAAACTCTCGTTAGATGACCTTGTTATGATGATTGACGATCTCGATGATGACGATTTTGCATTTCTCAAGGAGGGCATCACCTATAACATGCGTCTTGCCGACTACGGGCTGAAACATGGATCGGGACTAGGAGTCGGGATGACTCTGGAAAGACTGGCACGGCTGAAAATCCTGAGTCGTGATATGATTCTTGCCGCACGCATAGTTACTTCCGCAGCCTCCGATGCACGCATGGGGGGAATAAAACTCGCAGCTATGAGTTCTGGAGGTTCCGGCAATCATGGACTAACAGCCATATTACCAATTTACGCAGTAAGCGATTTTATTGATTGCACTGAAAAGACAATGCTTGAAGCAATAGCACTAAGCCATCTGGTTACAGCTTATGTGAAAGCCCAGACAGGAAGACTTTCTGCTGTATGCGGTTGTTCCGTTGCAGCCGGGGCTGGAGCGACAGCCGGCATAACATATCTTATGGGTGGGACGACTTCACAAATGGCGGGGGCCATTACCAACCTGACTGAAGATCTTGCCGGAATTATTTGTGACGGGGCAAAATCAGGCTGTGCCCTGAAGTTGGCAACTGCCGCAGGAACGGCTGTTCAGGCAGCACTTTTTGCAGTTCATGGAGTAAATGTCCACTCTACCGACGGAATTATTGGCAGTTCACCGGAGCAAACGATGCAGAACATAGGAACACTTAGCACACAGGGTATGATTGATACAGACCGGACCATACTCAAAATAATGCTTGAAAAACATTTTGTTTCTGCAAACAGTTAA
- the rfaD gene encoding ADP-glyceromanno-heptose 6-epimerase, translating to MYIVTGGAGFIGSAMVWKLNQMGIDDILIVDNLASTEKWKNLVNLRYEDYVHRNQFYKLMLEGDDPFETDAVIHMGACSSTTELDADFLMENNYRYTQMLCRFCLNHDVRFINASSAATYGDGRFGFDDNHDGIDQLQPMNMYGYSKQLFDLWAKRGGVLDKLVSLKFFNVFGPNEYHKDDMRSVICKAHSQIGETGEMKLFKSYKPEYPHGGQKRDFVYIKDCVDVMWWFLQNPDKNGIFNIGTGQAREWNELANSVFAAMNVKPNLSYIEMPESIRDKYQYFTQANMSKLVAAGYDKPFTSLEDAAKDYVQNYLAQEDPYLKS from the coding sequence ATGTATATTGTAACTGGCGGAGCCGGATTTATCGGCAGTGCCATGGTTTGGAAGTTAAACCAGATGGGGATCGATGATATTCTTATCGTTGATAATCTTGCATCTACTGAAAAATGGAAGAACCTCGTTAATCTTCGTTATGAAGATTATGTGCATAGAAATCAATTCTATAAGCTTATGCTTGAAGGCGATGACCCATTTGAAACTGATGCAGTGATTCACATGGGAGCTTGTTCTTCCACAACAGAGCTTGATGCGGATTTTCTTATGGAAAACAACTACCGCTATACTCAGATGCTCTGTCGCTTTTGTCTCAATCATGACGTTCGCTTTATTAACGCTTCAAGTGCAGCAACTTATGGAGACGGGCGGTTTGGTTTTGATGACAATCATGATGGTATTGATCAATTGCAGCCAATGAATATGTATGGTTACTCTAAACAGCTTTTTGACCTCTGGGCTAAGCGTGGAGGAGTTCTGGATAAATTGGTCAGCCTGAAATTTTTCAATGTATTTGGGCCTAACGAGTACCATAAAGACGATATGAGAAGTGTCATTTGCAAGGCGCACAGCCAGATCGGTGAAACTGGTGAAATGAAACTTTTTAAATCATATAAACCTGAATATCCTCATGGTGGGCAGAAACGAGATTTTGTCTACATCAAAGATTGCGTGGATGTTATGTGGTGGTTCCTGCAAAATCCTGACAAGAATGGGATTTTCAATATCGGCACAGGGCAGGCCCGTGAGTGGAATGAACTCGCTAATTCTGTTTTTGCTGCGATGAATGTAAAGCCCAATCTAAGTTATATTGAAATGCCTGAATCCATCAGGGATAAGTATCAATACTTCACTCAGGCTAATATGAGTAAACTGGTTGCTGCCGGATACGATAAACCATTCACTTCTCTGGAAGATGCTGCAAAAGATTACGTGCAGAACTATCTTGCTCAGGAAGATCCTTATCTGAAAAGCTAG